The following proteins are encoded in a genomic region of Pyrus communis chromosome 11, drPyrComm1.1, whole genome shotgun sequence:
- the LOC137708813 gene encoding uncharacterized protein, translated as MSEDGPKLYANKPKKAQLKEFQDQHKGKDCSSLSSPTMAAAQASSAPPPQPPKESFARRYKFLWPLLLTVNLGVGAYLFMRTKRKDVEENVIATVSTTAQTTTTEKPLPSPTITEPVKLLEPIPEDHQHQLFKWMLEEKRKVKPKDPEEKKHLDEEKAILKQFLRAKSLPTI; from the exons ATGAGCGAAGATGGTCCGAAGCTTTacgccaacaaacccaagaaag CGCAGCTGAAAGAGTTTCAGGATCAACACAAAGGGAAGGATTGTTCTTCGCTTTCGTCGCCGACAATGGCGGCGGCTCAGGCTTCGTCTGCGCCGCCACCTCAGCCCCCGAAGGAGTCGTTTGCTCGGCGTTACAAGTTTCTCTGGCCTCTGCTCTTGACTGTCAATCTGGGCGTTGGAG CTTACCTGTTTAtgagaacaaaaaggaaagacGTAGAGGAAAACGTGATTGCTACAGTTTCAACAACAGCTCAAACAACTACTACTGAGAAACCCCTACCTTCACCAACCATCACAGAGCCCGTAAAACTGCTGGAACCAATCCCGGAGGATCACCAACACCAACTTTTCAAGTGGATGctggaagagaaaagaaaggttaaaccaaaagaTCCTGAAGAGAAGAAGCACCTTGATGAGGAGAAAGCAATTCTTAAACAGTTTCTACGGGCGAAATCTCTTCCAACAATCTAA